GAGGAGCTGCGCTCCCGTTCGGACGCCCACCTCGACGCGACCGGCGCCCGCCCCAAGGTGTTCGTCGCCGCGCTCGGCTCCGCCGCCGCGCACACCGCGCGGGCGACCTTCGCCGCCAACCTGTTCATGGCGGGCGGGGTCGAGCCCGTGCACGACCCGGTGTCGGTGGACGCGGAGACGGCCGCTGAGGCGTTCGCGGCGAGCGGTGCCACGGTGGCGTGCGTCTGCTCGAGCGACGCGCTCTACGCCGAGCGGGCCGACGCCGTGGCGCGGGCCCTGAAGTCGGCGGGAGCGCTGCGCGTGTTCCTCGCCGGACGCGGGGAGTACACCGACATCGACGAGTACGTCTTCGCCGGCTGCGACGCGGTCGCCGTCCTCACCTCCACCCTCGACCGCATGGGAGTGGCGTAATGCGGATCCCCGAGTTCGACGACATCGAGCTGGGCACGGGCGGCGGTCCGTCCGCCGCGGCCGAGCAGTGGCACGCCGCCGTGAAGGAGTCCGCGGGCAAGTCCGAGGCGGACCTGCTGTGGGAGACGCCCGAGGGCATCGCGGTCAAGCCGCTGTACACGGGTGCCGACACCGAGGGGCTCGACTTCCTCGGGACGTACCCCGGCGTCGCGCCGTACCTGCGCGGCCCCTACCCGACGATGTACGTGAACCAGCCGTGGACGATCCGGCAGTACGCGGGCTTCTCCACGGCCGAGGAGTCCAACGCCTTCTACCGCCGCAACCTCGCGGCCGGGCAGAAGGGCCTGTCGGTCGCCTTCGACCTGCCGACCCACCGCGGCTACGACAGCGATCACCCGCGCGTCACCGGTGACGTCGGCATGGCGGGCGTCGCCATCGACTCGATCTACGACATGCGCCAGCTCTTCGACGGCATCCCGCTGGACAGGATGACGGTGTCGATGACGATGAACGGCGCCGTGCTGCCCGTTCTCGCGCTGTACATCGTGGCGGCCGAAGAGCAGGGCGTACCGCCCGAGAAGCTGGCGGGGACCATCCAGAACGACATCCTCAAGGAGTTCATGGTCCGCAACACCTACATCTATCCGCCGAAGCCCTCGATGCGGATCATCTCCGACATCTTCGCGTACACCTCGCAGAAGATGCCGCGCTACAACTCGATCTCCATCTCCGGCTACCACATCCAGGAAGCGGGCGCGACGGCCGACCTGGAGCTCGCGTACACCCTCGCCGACGGCGTGGAGTACCTGCGCGCGGGCCGGGAGGCGGGCCTGGACGTGGACGCGTTCGCGCCGCGGCTCTCCTTCTTCTGGGCGATCGGCATGAACTTCTTCATGGAAGTCGCCAAGCTCCGCGCGGCGCGCCTGCTGTGGGCGAAGCTCGTCAAGCAGTTCGACCCCAAGAACGCCAAGTCGCTCTCGCTGCGCACCCATTCGCAGACGTCGGGCTGGTCGCTGACCGCGCAGGACGTGTTCAACAACGTGACGCGCACGTGCGTCGAGGCGATGGCGGCGACGCAGGGCCACACGCAGTCCCTGCACACGAACGCCCTCGACGAGGCGCTGGCCCTGCCGACCGACTTCTCCGCGCGCATCGCCCGCAACACGCAGCTCCTGATCCAGCAGGAATCGGGCACGACCCGGACCATCGACCCGTGGGGCGGCAGCGCGTACGTCGAGAAGCTCACGTACGACCTGGCCCGGCGTGCCTGGCAGCACATCGAGGAGGTCGAGGCGGCGGGCGGCATGGCGCAGGCCATCGACGCGGGCATCCCGAAGCTCCGCGTCGAGGAGGCCGCGGCGCGCACGCAGGCCCGCATCGACTCGGGGCGCCAGCCGGTCATCGGCGTCAACAAGTACCGGGTGGACAGCGACGAGCAGATCGACGTCCTGAAGGTCGACAACTCCTCGGTGCGCGCCCAGCAGATCGCCAAGCTGAAGCGGCTGCGCGAGGAGCGTGACGAGGCGGCCTGTCAGGACGCACTGCGTGCGCTCACCGCGTCCGCCGAGCGCGGTCCGGGCCAGGGCCTGGAGGGCAACCTGCTGGCGCTCGCGGTCGACGCGGCCCGCGCCAAGGCGACGGTAGGTGAGATCTCCGACGCGCTGGAGAGCGTGTACGGGCGCCACGCGGGCCAGATCCGTACGATCTCCGGTGTGTACCGCACCGAAGCAGGCCAGTCCCCGTCCGTCGAGCGCACGCGCACGCTCGTGGACTCCTTCGACGAGGCCGAGGGGCGCAGGCCGCGCATCCTGGTCGCGAAGATGGGCCAGGACGGGCACGACCGCGGCCAGAAGGTCATCGCCACCGCCTTCGCCGACCTGGGCTTCGACGTCGACGTCGGCCCTCTCTTCCAGACCCCGGCGGAGGTGGCGCGCCAGGCCGTCGAGGCGGACGTGCACATCGTGGGCGTCTCCTCCCTCGCCGCCGGTCACCTCACCCTCGTACCGGCGCTGCGCGAGGAGCTGGCCGCCGAGGGCCGCGAGGACATCATGATCGTCGTGGGCGGTGTCATTCCGCCGCAGGACGTCGAGGCGCTGCACGAGGCGGGCGCCACGGCGGTGTTCCCGCCCGGCACGGTGATCCCCGACGCGGCGTTCGACCTGGTGAAGCGTCTGGCGGCCGATCTCGGCCACGAACTGTGAGCCGGTGAGCGGCGGGAAAGTCATGCCTGTGACGATCGACATCGATACGTATGTGAAGGGCGTCCTCGACGGGAAGCGCGCGTTCGTCGCGCGGGCCATCACCCTCGTCGAATCGACCCGTCCGCAGCACCGCGCGCTGGCGCAACAGCTGCTCACCGAGCTGCTCCCGCACAGCGGGCGGGCGCGGCGGGTCGGCATCAGCGGAGTGCCGGGCGTGGGCAAGTCCACGTTCATCGACGCCCTCGGCACGATGCTGACCTCGCTGGGGCACCGGGTCGCGGTGCTCGCGGTCGACCCGTCCTCGACGCGCACGGGCGGTTCCATCCTGGGCGACAAGACCAGGATGGAACGGCTCGCGCTGGATCCCGCCGCTTTCGTACGGCCATCTCCCTCGGCTGGGACGCTCGGCGGGGTCGCCAAGGCGACGCGCGAGTCCATCGTGGTGATGGAGGCGGCGGGGTACGACGTGGTGCTCGTGGAGACCGTGGGCGTCGGACAGTCGGAGACGGCGGTCGCGAACATGGTCGACACGTTCCTGCTGCTGACCCTCGCCCGCACCGGCGACCAGCTGCAGGGCATCAAGAAGGGCGTACTGGAACTCGCGGATGTCATCGCCGTCAACAAGGCGGACGGCCCGCACGAGCGGGACGCGCGCTCGGCGGCCCGTGAACTCGCGGGTGCGCTGCGGCTGATGCACCCGGCCGACGCGGCGTGGACTCCCCCGGTGCTGACGTGCAGCGCCCGCGAGTCCAGCGGCCTCGACACCCTGTGGGAGCGGATCGAGCAGCACCGCGCCCTGCTCGACTCGACGGGCCGCCTCGCCGCCAAGCGCCGCGATCAGCAGGTCGACTGGACCTGGTCGATGGTGCGGGACGACCTCCTCGGCAGGCTCCTCGGCCACGCGGAGGTCAAGCGGCTCGCCCCGGACCTCGAACAGCGCGTCCGGGAGGGCACCTTGACGGCCACGTCCGCCGCCGAGCAGATCCTCGACGCGTTCCAGGGCGGCGGCGACCGCGACCGTCCCTGACCGCGTCCGCGTACGCCCCGTCCCTGCCCGCACCCCGCGTACGCCCCATGTGAACGGAGCCACCCGCACCATGAACGCCACGCCCGACGCGCCCGCCGACACCCCCGTGGACGCCCCCGTCCTGCGACGCCGCGAGGGCCGCGTCGGACACCTCGTCCTGAACCGGCCCCGGGCCATCAATGCCCTGAACCACGCCATGGTCCGGATCATGGCGGAGGCCCTGGACGCCTGGGAGCGGGACGCGTCGGTGGCGACGGTGGTGGTCACCGGCGCCGGGGAGCGCGGTTTGTGCGCGGGCGGCGACATCCGCTCCATCCACGACGACGTGCGCGCGGGCCGCGCGGCGGCGTCGGCCGCGTTCTGGCACGACGAGTACCTCCTCAACGCGCGCATCGCCCGCTACCCCAAGCCGTACGTGGCCGTGATGGACGGCATCGTGATGGGCGGCGGCGTCGGCGTCTCGGCGCACGGGGACGTCCGGGTGGTCACCGAGCGGTCGCGGGTGGCGATGCCGGAGACGGGCATCGGCTTCGTGCCCGACGTGGGCGGCACGTATCTGCTGACGCGGACGCCCGGTGAGCTCGGCACTCATCTCGCGCTGACCGGGACGCCGGTGGGCGCGGCCGACGCGCTGCTGTGCGGGCTCGCGGACCACTACGTGCCGTCGGAGCGGCTGGCGGAGTTCACCGCGGCGCTCGCCGACGCGGGTCCGGCGGAGGTCCTGCGCGCGTTCGCGACCACGGCTCCCGCCGGTGAACTGGCGGAGCACCGCGAGTGGATCGACCACTGTTACGCCGCGGACTCCGTCGAGGAGATCGTGGACCGGCTGCACGCCAGTGGCGACCGGCACGCGAAGGAAACGGCCGAGACGATCCTGTCCAAGTCCCCGACCTCCCTGAAGGTCACCCTGGCCGCGCTGCGCAGGGCGCGTGCACTGCCCACCCTGGAAGCGGTCCTCGAACAGGAATACCGCGTGTCCTGTGCCGCCCTGACCTCGCCCGACCTGCCCGAGGGCATCCGGGCCCAGGTCGTCGACAAGGACCGCAGGCCGCGCTGGTCGCCCTCGGAGCTGTCGGGGGTGACGGAAGCGAATGTGGCCCGCTTCTTCGAGCCGACGGGGACGGGCTCGCTCGGCCTTCTCTGACGGTATCGGCACGCCGTGGTCACGGCGGGTCGGTCTCTGTGATGACGGCGAGCAGCTGGAGCGGCAGTTCCTTGTCCCACTGGGCGACACCGAGCGCTATCCAGCGGCCGTCGACCTGCCACAGGTGCAGGTCGGGCACGCAGGAGCTCAACTGGGCCCACGGCTCCGGTATCTCCTCGTCCGCTTCGCCACAATCCGCCGCCGTGGCACGTTCGAAGAGGCTCGCCAGGCTGAACTGCTGGGGCGCGCCCCAGCGATCGGCGAGGAGCACGGCCAGGGCGTCGCGCTCGGCGTCGTACTGCTCCTCCGTGAGGTGCCAACGCGTGCCGTCGTCCTCCCAGAAGGTGTCGCTCGTCAGTAACTCCGCGATGTGGAACCCGGGGCCCTGGGAGCCGTGCTCGGACCTGCCGTGCTCCGCGGGGAAGTCCCGGGAGCGCAGCAGGTCGATCACGGCGAGATGGTGTGCGCTGCTCATGATGTCCAGTAAAGCGGGCGCCACTGACAACGCGTCATGCGTCGCACGTTCCTGGTCACGCGTCACGCGTGACTTGTCACTTGTCACTTGTCACTCGTCACTCGTCACTCGTCACGCGTCTCGGCGGCGCACCGCCCACCAGCCGGCGAGCAGCACGACGGCCGTCCAGGCCGCGCACACCGCGAGGCCGGCCAGCGGGCCGACGCTCCCGGTCGGGGCCTCGTGCAGCACCTGCTGCCCCGCCTTGTCCGGCAGGAATCCGGCGGCACCGTCCGCCACGTCGCCGACCACGAACG
The sequence above is a segment of the Streptomyces sp. Je 1-369 genome. Coding sequences within it:
- the scpA gene encoding methylmalonyl-CoA mutase, producing the protein MRIPEFDDIELGTGGGPSAAAEQWHAAVKESAGKSEADLLWETPEGIAVKPLYTGADTEGLDFLGTYPGVAPYLRGPYPTMYVNQPWTIRQYAGFSTAEESNAFYRRNLAAGQKGLSVAFDLPTHRGYDSDHPRVTGDVGMAGVAIDSIYDMRQLFDGIPLDRMTVSMTMNGAVLPVLALYIVAAEEQGVPPEKLAGTIQNDILKEFMVRNTYIYPPKPSMRIISDIFAYTSQKMPRYNSISISGYHIQEAGATADLELAYTLADGVEYLRAGREAGLDVDAFAPRLSFFWAIGMNFFMEVAKLRAARLLWAKLVKQFDPKNAKSLSLRTHSQTSGWSLTAQDVFNNVTRTCVEAMAATQGHTQSLHTNALDEALALPTDFSARIARNTQLLIQQESGTTRTIDPWGGSAYVEKLTYDLARRAWQHIEEVEAAGGMAQAIDAGIPKLRVEEAAARTQARIDSGRQPVIGVNKYRVDSDEQIDVLKVDNSSVRAQQIAKLKRLREERDEAACQDALRALTASAERGPGQGLEGNLLALAVDAARAKATVGEISDALESVYGRHAGQIRTISGVYRTEAGQSPSVERTRTLVDSFDEAEGRRPRILVAKMGQDGHDRGQKVIATAFADLGFDVDVGPLFQTPAEVARQAVEADVHIVGVSSLAAGHLTLVPALREELAAEGREDIMIVVGGVIPPQDVEALHEAGATAVFPPGTVIPDAAFDLVKRLAADLGHEL
- the meaB gene encoding methylmalonyl Co-A mutase-associated GTPase MeaB, whose product is MPVTIDIDTYVKGVLDGKRAFVARAITLVESTRPQHRALAQQLLTELLPHSGRARRVGISGVPGVGKSTFIDALGTMLTSLGHRVAVLAVDPSSTRTGGSILGDKTRMERLALDPAAFVRPSPSAGTLGGVAKATRESIVVMEAAGYDVVLVETVGVGQSETAVANMVDTFLLLTLARTGDQLQGIKKGVLELADVIAVNKADGPHERDARSAARELAGALRLMHPADAAWTPPVLTCSARESSGLDTLWERIEQHRALLDSTGRLAAKRRDQQVDWTWSMVRDDLLGRLLGHAEVKRLAPDLEQRVREGTLTATSAAEQILDAFQGGGDRDRP
- a CDS encoding enoyl-CoA hydratase/isomerase family protein, with amino-acid sequence MNATPDAPADTPVDAPVLRRREGRVGHLVLNRPRAINALNHAMVRIMAEALDAWERDASVATVVVTGAGERGLCAGGDIRSIHDDVRAGRAAASAAFWHDEYLLNARIARYPKPYVAVMDGIVMGGGVGVSAHGDVRVVTERSRVAMPETGIGFVPDVGGTYLLTRTPGELGTHLALTGTPVGAADALLCGLADHYVPSERLAEFTAALADAGPAEVLRAFATTAPAGELAEHREWIDHCYAADSVEEIVDRLHASGDRHAKETAETILSKSPTSLKVTLAALRRARALPTLEAVLEQEYRVSCAALTSPDLPEGIRAQVVDKDRRPRWSPSELSGVTEANVARFFEPTGTGSLGLL